A genomic region of Alistipes megaguti contains the following coding sequences:
- a CDS encoding endonuclease MutS2, translating into MIYPATFEQKIGFDRLREQVAERCTMQAARERIAAEGFSTSPREIEHRLALADEMRLIVEMEHEFPGGEYPDVEQILAKLRVEGAFLDVGEVVTLGHALRAIGGIVSFILNRAERYPTLHARTRGVEAFPEIVRQIEAIVDPFGNVRDNASPALQEIRSAIRQHEGLAAKRLQAVLSAAKGAGIVESDAQISIRDGRAVIPVSASNKRKLQGFIHDESATGRTFYIEPVEVVEINNELRELEYAERREIVRILTEFTEGIRPDAALIAASGDYLAEIDMLRAKGRWASENRCVRPILSMDDRLVLKNARHPLLQQTLRAAGREIVPLDLQLDRRKHILVISGPNAGGKSVCLKTTGIVQYMFQCGFPVPASEISELPVFESIYIDIGDEQSMDNDLSTYSSHLLNMKHMLAGASDRTLVLIDEFGSGTEPIIGGAIAEAILERLLARGCYGVITTHYANIKYYASNTEGIANGAMMFDVQNIRPLFRLEMGKPGSSFAVEIARKIGLPEEIIRAASEKAGSDHINIEKQLREIARDKHYWEQKRDRIRLTDRKVEELEQTYTEQLSKIRAERQEILRRAREEAQRLIADANRQIENTIRTIREAQAEKELTRLARRELDDFRETVEKEDTSERDEQVAREMERIERRRQRRAERRERQGEKGPEKPAQAVEKPREVEVGSKVRMAGQEMVGVVQSLKGKRAQVAFGQILTTVDKSALRVVSNNEYREATRPTTARTVYSADISARKLNFKDHIDVRGMRAAEALEAVQNLVDDALMLGVGSVTILHGKGTGALKEEIRRYLRTVPEVVSAVDEHADRGGAGITIVTFDLS; encoded by the coding sequence GGCTTCTCGACCTCGCCGCGCGAGATCGAACACCGTCTGGCTCTGGCCGACGAGATGCGCCTGATCGTCGAAATGGAACACGAATTCCCCGGCGGAGAGTATCCCGACGTCGAGCAGATCCTGGCCAAACTGCGTGTCGAGGGGGCGTTCCTCGACGTGGGGGAGGTGGTCACTCTCGGTCACGCCCTGCGCGCCATCGGCGGCATCGTCTCCTTTATCCTCAATCGTGCGGAGCGTTATCCGACGCTCCATGCCCGCACGCGGGGTGTCGAGGCCTTCCCCGAGATCGTGCGGCAGATCGAGGCGATCGTCGATCCGTTCGGCAACGTGCGCGACAACGCCTCGCCCGCGCTGCAGGAGATCCGCAGCGCCATCCGTCAGCACGAGGGGCTCGCCGCCAAGCGGCTGCAGGCGGTGCTTTCGGCCGCCAAGGGGGCCGGAATCGTCGAGAGCGACGCCCAGATCTCGATCCGCGACGGACGGGCCGTGATCCCCGTCTCGGCCTCGAACAAGCGCAAGCTGCAGGGCTTCATCCACGACGAGTCGGCCACGGGACGCACCTTCTACATCGAGCCCGTCGAGGTGGTGGAGATCAACAACGAACTGCGCGAACTCGAATACGCCGAGCGGCGCGAGATCGTGCGCATCCTCACGGAGTTCACCGAGGGAATCCGTCCCGATGCCGCGTTGATTGCCGCGTCGGGTGACTATCTGGCCGAGATCGACATGCTGCGTGCCAAGGGTCGCTGGGCCTCGGAGAACCGCTGCGTGCGGCCGATCCTCTCGATGGACGACCGGCTCGTGCTGAAGAATGCCCGCCACCCGCTGCTGCAGCAGACACTGCGCGCCGCCGGCCGCGAGATCGTGCCGCTCGACCTGCAGCTGGACCGCCGCAAGCATATTCTGGTCATCTCGGGGCCGAATGCCGGCGGAAAGTCCGTCTGTCTGAAGACCACCGGCATCGTGCAGTACATGTTCCAGTGCGGATTCCCGGTCCCGGCGTCGGAGATCTCCGAACTGCCTGTCTTCGAGAGCATCTACATCGACATCGGCGACGAGCAGTCGATGGACAACGACCTGTCGACCTATTCGTCCCACCTGCTGAACATGAAGCACATGCTGGCCGGGGCGTCGGACCGTACGCTGGTGCTGATCGACGAGTTCGGGTCGGGAACCGAGCCGATCATCGGCGGGGCCATTGCCGAGGCGATTCTCGAACGGCTGCTGGCCCGGGGGTGCTACGGCGTCATCACGACCCACTATGCCAACATCAAATACTATGCGTCGAATACCGAGGGGATTGCCAACGGTGCGATGATGTTCGACGTGCAGAACATTCGCCCGTTGTTCAGGCTGGAGATGGGCAAGCCGGGCAGCTCGTTTGCCGTGGAGATCGCCCGCAAGATCGGACTTCCGGAGGAGATCATCCGTGCGGCGAGCGAAAAGGCCGGTTCAGACCACATCAACATCGAGAAGCAGCTGCGCGAGATCGCCCGCGACAAGCACTACTGGGAGCAGAAACGCGACCGCATCCGTCTGACGGACCGCAAGGTCGAGGAGCTGGAGCAGACCTACACGGAGCAGCTCTCGAAGATCCGCGCCGAGCGGCAGGAGATCCTGCGCCGGGCCAGGGAGGAGGCGCAGCGCCTTATTGCGGATGCCAACCGGCAGATCGAGAATACGATCCGCACGATCCGCGAGGCACAGGCCGAGAAGGAGCTGACGCGTCTGGCGCGCCGCGAGCTGGACGACTTCCGCGAGACGGTCGAGAAGGAGGATACGTCGGAGCGCGACGAGCAGGTGGCCCGCGAGATGGAGCGCATCGAGCGGCGCCGTCAGCGGCGTGCCGAACGGCGCGAGCGTCAGGGCGAAAAGGGCCCCGAGAAGCCGGCACAGGCGGTCGAGAAGCCGCGTGAGGTGGAGGTCGGGTCGAAGGTCCGCATGGCGGGGCAGGAGATGGTCGGCGTGGTGCAGTCGCTGAAGGGCAAACGGGCCCAAGTGGCCTTCGGGCAGATCCTCACGACGGTCGACAAGTCGGCGCTCCGCGTCGTCTCGAACAACGAGTACCGCGAAGCGACGCGCCCGACAACGGCCCGCACGGTCTATTCGGCCGATATCTCGGCCCGCAAGCTCAACTTCAAGGATCATATCGATGTACGCGGCATGCGGGCCGCCGAGGCGCTGGAGGCGGTGCAGAATCTGGTCGACGATGCGCTGATGCTGGGCGTCGGCTCGGTGACGATCCTTCACGGCAAGGGGACCGGCGCCCTGAAGGAGGAGATCCGCCGCTATCTGAGGACGGTTCCCGAGGTGGTATCGGCCGTCGACGAACATGCCGACCGCGGTGGAGCCGGCATCACGATCGTGACGTTCGACCTCTCCTAA
- a CDS encoding RNA polymerase sigma-70 factor: MNWKEQTDERLLQGLDENDCGAFDELYLRYAPHVEAFAFCLLKNRSEAEDVAHDIFLKIWENRTGMSHVKSLRGYLFRMTRNAVFDRFEHRHVRIRYERSYPSVGELVSEDLAARIASEDLLLIIEMAVEQMPEQRQRVFRMSRYEKRSHQEIARELGISTKTVEYHIHTALSELKKIIGIIAFFC, from the coding sequence ATGAACTGGAAAGAACAGACCGATGAACGCCTCCTGCAGGGACTCGACGAGAACGACTGCGGAGCCTTCGACGAACTCTATCTGCGGTATGCTCCGCATGTGGAGGCCTTTGCTTTCTGTTTGCTGAAAAATCGCTCGGAAGCCGAGGATGTCGCCCATGACATCTTTCTGAAAATCTGGGAGAACCGCACCGGTATGAGCCATGTGAAATCCCTGCGCGGCTACCTCTTCCGCATGACCCGCAATGCCGTCTTCGACCGCTTCGAGCACAGGCATGTCCGAATCCGTTACGAGCGCAGTTATCCCTCGGTCGGGGAGCTGGTCTCGGAAGATCTCGCCGCCCGGATCGCTTCGGAGGATCTGTTGCTGATCATCGAAATGGCCGTCGAGCAGATGCCCGAACAGCGGCAGCGCGTCTTCCGTATGAGCCGCTACGAGAAACGCTCCCACCAGGAGATCGCCCGGGAACTCGGCATATCGACCAAAACCGTTGAATACCATATTCATACGGCTCTCTCCGAATTGAAAAAAATCATCGGAATCATCGCCTTTTTCTGTTGA
- a CDS encoding FecR family protein yields MNLVRKIIHTYLFHPMPDRVQEHFRSWILDKEHAREKESVLREEWDRLDPAEVFAVDERSYRRKLGRLHREMHVAPKARLITLSRRAAAVAAAVVVLLMGVEFFVVKHLAADSTTWLVTAENSKGRFTLPDGSTVWLNADSRLAYRADFAENGHRRVRLDGEAFFDVKRDTLAPFEVTMGELQVRVLGTRFMASHIDDFGIEEVTLQSGSVEVEHLHSQERIRLVPDQNCTFDASTGLTTVRNVVADNYCSWTGDSIVFDNMTLGEIAVNLEHWYNIRIRIESDVDPSVRISFTLRPETLDETLRIIENLTHYHCLQIDKHHISIRK; encoded by the coding sequence ATGAATCTGGTTCGAAAAATTATCCACACCTATCTCTTCCATCCGATGCCCGACCGGGTGCAGGAGCACTTCCGCTCCTGGATCCTGGACAAGGAGCATGCCCGGGAGAAGGAGTCGGTTCTGCGCGAGGAGTGGGACCGGCTCGACCCCGCCGAGGTCTTTGCCGTCGACGAGCGGAGCTATCGGCGCAAACTCGGGCGGCTGCATCGCGAAATGCACGTGGCTCCGAAGGCGCGGCTGATCACCCTCTCGCGACGGGCTGCCGCCGTGGCCGCCGCTGTGGTCGTGCTGCTGATGGGCGTTGAGTTCTTCGTCGTGAAGCACCTGGCCGCCGACTCCACCACGTGGCTCGTGACGGCCGAAAACAGCAAGGGACGCTTTACGCTGCCCGACGGTTCGACCGTCTGGCTCAATGCCGATTCACGCCTGGCCTACCGGGCCGATTTCGCCGAAAACGGCCACCGCAGAGTCCGCCTCGACGGCGAGGCCTTCTTCGACGTGAAGCGCGATACGCTCGCACCCTTCGAGGTGACGATGGGCGAACTGCAGGTCCGCGTGCTCGGTACGCGCTTCATGGCCAGCCATATCGACGACTTCGGGATCGAAGAGGTCACCCTGCAGTCGGGTAGCGTCGAGGTCGAACACCTCCATTCGCAGGAGCGCATCCGGCTGGTCCCCGACCAGAACTGTACGTTCGATGCCTCGACCGGACTGACGACCGTCCGCAACGTCGTGGCCGACAACTATTGCAGCTGGACCGGCGATTCGATCGTCTTCGACAACATGACCCTCGGGGAGATTGCCGTCAACCTCGAACACTGGTACAATATCCGTATCCGCATCGAATCGGATGTCGACCCGTCGGTGCGGATCTCGTTCACGCTGCGCCCCGAAACCCTCGATGAGACGCTCCGCATCATCGAAAATCTGACTCACTATCACTGTCTGCAAATTGACAAGCACCATATTTCCATCCGTAAATGA
- a CDS encoding TonB-dependent receptor — translation MKHEGPNPFGRMPRVPKFLVSLMLALGMVFTAAAQTRVISINLRNVTVKEFLSAIETRSNYTFAYNNADIDLTALVSVRAESEEIVSIVNRVLGPQHLEARIEGNRVLLSRVARPAAAAENRESQRGVITGRVTTVAGDPVVGASVIVKETSVGTVTGLSGEYSISARPGQTLSFAFLGFDTKEETVGSRTVIDVTLQEDNKQISEVVVVGYTPMRKSDFTGSIASVKASELSVTAPTVGQSLVGKVAGVEVHQTSGAPGDGVSIRVRGVNSLSASSDPLYVIDGYPASEDVFINPNDIESIDILKDAASAAIYGSRGASGVVLITTKRGKEGQAARVSYDFSYGIQQLDHKVDLLNATQFRDLLIDARNNSYRLRATAAGVSWSPYDDNTVRAGKGFSLAEVGIPEMFYDFTTRTPVTPQYDTDWQDALFSNAGIMRHNISVTGGTKAIRYMASVGYMDQDGIIAPSNHNRINARLNLDAQISKRFSVSLSYSMYDARNRVVQAEGRMINDGVIQSALMYLPNLPVYDESGDYARSAMIAMKNDWGINFPENPLAIAHELDIQEKMSRHNLNVNLVYEFIPDLKLSARLGQQWYTYRYFYYRPMSLGRDSAVAYSDALKPYNIARTTSTYDVDRLGEFMLSYKKELGRHHFDALAGYTLQKKTYDRLGVEATGFADDRIHEVTAHGAEATDIKLYDTRKAGWSMMSFLARVNYAFDDRYTFTASFRADGSSRFGVDSRWGYFPSVSAGWTLSNEPFLKEALDHIATIRVRASWGKSGNNDIGNYASIASISTGSYAFGSTPVSTTYEGSFADAALGWETTTQTNIGLDLGFFDGRLNIIGNYYNSFSSDILYDYPISSISGATSTKTNLTSAKIRNRGFDLQLDARLLTGKVKWNVSTNISVNRNKVVSMGGLDDIISTTERSVGSHITKEGYPIGSFYGYNAIGIMSKADYANALLDREVYLQNGNKFPEGYQLKGPAVSSYSLDALSYGNAIWEDVNGDGMITTDDKTIIGDAYPDFTGGFSTNLSWKGLDFSASFVYSYGGEVINFQDYYLYNMEGSGNQYAIVADRYISDEQPGRNNVPIASRISTPNTSLKLSSYYVEDASFLRCANITLGYTLPSRWMNKLRISSARIYFSGDNLFTITPYRGYNPEVSYKTSNLMPGFDWGCYPLSRIYSIGLNLTF, via the coding sequence ATGAAACATGAAGGACCCAATCCGTTCGGGCGTATGCCCCGTGTCCCGAAATTTCTCGTGTCGCTGATGCTGGCGCTGGGTATGGTCTTTACGGCCGCGGCCCAGACCCGCGTCATCTCGATCAATCTGCGGAATGTGACGGTCAAGGAGTTTCTCTCCGCGATCGAAACCCGCAGCAACTACACCTTCGCCTACAACAATGCGGACATCGATCTGACGGCCCTCGTCAGCGTCAGGGCCGAATCCGAAGAGATCGTCTCGATTGTCAACCGCGTGCTCGGCCCTCAGCATCTCGAGGCCCGCATCGAGGGTAACCGCGTGCTCCTTTCGCGGGTGGCGCGCCCGGCAGCCGCTGCGGAAAACCGGGAATCGCAGCGCGGCGTTATCACCGGACGCGTAACCACCGTCGCGGGCGATCCGGTCGTCGGAGCCAGTGTCATCGTCAAGGAGACCTCCGTGGGTACCGTCACCGGCCTCTCGGGCGAGTATTCGATCTCGGCCCGCCCCGGTCAGACCCTTTCGTTCGCCTTCCTCGGCTTCGATACGAAGGAGGAGACGGTCGGCTCGCGTACGGTCATCGACGTCACGCTCCAGGAGGACAACAAACAGATCTCCGAAGTGGTCGTCGTGGGCTACACCCCCATGCGCAAGAGTGACTTCACGGGTTCGATCGCCAGCGTCAAGGCCAGTGAACTCTCCGTGACGGCGCCCACCGTCGGACAGTCGCTCGTCGGCAAGGTCGCCGGCGTCGAGGTCCACCAGACCAGCGGCGCCCCGGGCGACGGCGTGTCCATCCGCGTGCGCGGTGTCAACTCCCTGTCGGCCAGCAGCGACCCGCTCTACGTCATCGACGGATATCCCGCCTCGGAGGATGTCTTCATCAACCCCAACGACATCGAATCGATCGATATCCTGAAGGATGCCGCTTCGGCCGCCATCTACGGTTCGCGCGGTGCCTCGGGCGTGGTGCTCATCACCACCAAGCGCGGCAAGGAGGGGCAGGCTGCCCGCGTCAGCTACGACTTCTCGTACGGTATCCAGCAACTCGATCACAAGGTCGATCTGTTGAACGCCACGCAGTTCCGCGATCTGCTGATCGACGCCCGCAACAACTCCTACCGGCTGCGCGCTACGGCCGCCGGCGTTTCGTGGAGCCCCTATGACGACAATACGGTCCGTGCCGGTAAGGGCTTCTCGCTGGCCGAGGTCGGCATCCCCGAGATGTTCTACGACTTCACGACCCGTACGCCCGTCACGCCGCAGTACGACACCGACTGGCAGGATGCCCTCTTCTCCAATGCCGGCATCATGCGCCACAACATCTCCGTCACGGGCGGCACGAAGGCCATCCGCTACATGGCCAGCGTCGGTTACATGGATCAGGACGGTATCATCGCCCCCTCGAACCATAACCGCATCAACGCCCGGTTGAATCTCGATGCGCAGATCTCGAAACGCTTCTCGGTGAGCCTGAGCTACTCGATGTACGACGCCAGGAACCGCGTGGTGCAGGCCGAGGGCCGCATGATCAACGACGGCGTGATCCAGAGTGCGCTGATGTACCTGCCCAACCTTCCCGTCTACGACGAGTCGGGTGACTACGCACGCAGCGCCATGATCGCCATGAAGAACGACTGGGGCATCAACTTCCCCGAAAACCCGCTGGCCATCGCCCACGAACTCGACATTCAGGAGAAGATGTCGCGTCACAACCTGAACGTCAATCTGGTCTACGAGTTCATCCCCGATCTGAAGCTCTCGGCACGCCTCGGGCAGCAGTGGTACACCTACCGCTACTTCTACTATCGTCCGATGAGCCTCGGACGCGACTCGGCCGTGGCCTACAGCGACGCCCTGAAGCCCTACAACATCGCCCGCACCACCTCGACCTATGACGTCGACCGCCTGGGCGAGTTCATGCTCAGCTACAAAAAGGAGCTCGGCCGTCACCACTTCGATGCCCTGGCCGGCTACACGCTCCAGAAGAAGACCTACGACCGCCTGGGTGTCGAGGCCACGGGATTTGCCGACGACCGCATCCACGAGGTGACGGCCCACGGCGCCGAGGCCACCGACATCAAACTCTACGATACGCGCAAGGCCGGTTGGTCGATGATGTCGTTCCTGGCGCGTGTGAACTACGCCTTCGACGACCGCTACACCTTCACCGCCTCGTTCCGTGCCGACGGTTCGTCGCGCTTCGGCGTCGACAGCCGCTGGGGCTACTTCCCCTCGGTATCGGCCGGATGGACCCTCTCGAACGAGCCCTTCCTGAAGGAGGCCCTCGACCACATCGCCACGATCCGCGTGCGCGCCAGCTGGGGTAAGAGCGGTAACAACGACATCGGCAACTACGCCAGCATCGCCTCGATCTCGACGGGCAGCTACGCCTTCGGTTCAACACCCGTGTCGACCACCTACGAAGGTTCGTTCGCCGATGCCGCCCTGGGCTGGGAGACCACCACGCAGACCAACATCGGTCTCGACCTCGGATTCTTCGACGGCCGCCTGAACATCATCGGTAACTACTACAACTCCTTCTCGTCGGATATCCTCTACGACTATCCCATCTCCTCGATCTCGGGTGCCACCTCGACGAAGACCAACCTCACCTCGGCCAAGATCCGCAACCGCGGTTTCGACCTGCAGCTCGACGCCCGTCTGCTGACCGGCAAGGTCAAGTGGAACGTCAGCACCAACATCTCGGTCAACCGCAACAAGGTGGTCAGCATGGGCGGTCTGGACGACATCATCTCCACCACGGAGCGCTCCGTCGGTTCGCACATCACCAAGGAGGGTTATCCGATCGGTTCGTTCTACGGCTACAACGCCATCGGCATCATGTCGAAGGCCGATTACGCCAATGCGCTGCTCGACCGCGAGGTCTATCTCCAGAACGGCAACAAGTTCCCCGAGGGCTACCAGCTCAAGGGCCCGGCCGTCTCCTCCTATTCGCTCGACGCCCTGTCGTACGGCAACGCCATCTGGGAGGATGTCAACGGCGACGGCATGATCACCACCGACGACAAGACCATCATCGGCGATGCCTATCCCGACTTCACGGGCGGCTTCTCGACCAACCTCTCGTGGAAGGGACTCGACTTCAGCGCCAGCTTCGTCTACTCGTACGGCGGCGAGGTGATCAACTTCCAGGACTACTACCTCTACAACATGGAGGGTTCGGGCAACCAGTACGCCATCGTGGCCGACCGCTACATCTCGGACGAGCAGCCCGGACGCAACAACGTCCCCATCGCTTCGCGTATCTCGACGCCCAACACGTCGCTCAAGCTCTCGTCCTACTACGTCGAGGATGCCTCGTTCCTGCGCTGCGCCAACATCACGCTCGGCTATACGCTGCCTTCGCGCTGGATGAACAAGCTGCGCATCTCGTCGGCCCGCATCTACTTCAGCGGCGACAACCTCTTCACCATTACGCCCTATCGCGGCTACAACCCCGAGGTCTCCTACAAGACCAGCAACCTGATGCCGGGCTTCGACTGGGGCTGCTACCCGCTTTCGCGCATCTACTCGATCGGACTGAATCTTACCTTCTAA
- a CDS encoding RagB/SusD family nutrient uptake outer membrane protein encodes MKIKQIFALLAASAALASCSFLDEYDPNATTAGNFYTSEADIQTSLNGVYQSLTQSYYYPYNYYFTDVRAHVTVVTDSGASSGIPYQFYNYTLTEENQYVYNRYTQLFKSISRANTLLAHLDDVSYSTPEARNTYEAEARFIRALTYFHLVTEWGDVPLVLKRLETKDEVEANNYRRPKREVYQAIFDDLDYVLQSPLTDFQPAAECGRASKAAAMALYGKVALQCACDEDLASEKSQFLTTAIDKLGQVWGMRPFSELADIPYNQLWDLSTQKSCPESLFQVNFVQGNADLGSIWNYQFGPSTTGITSYKIGQMHNMTTPEVYASFDEKDVRRNYLRSTTVAGVTYYHTMKYADLECGANGYGGNNWIVLRYADVALMLAEAYYWQDQAEQAKTYLNMVRKRAGLGDWSGSDLRQGIYDERLFEFMQEGLRWQDVRRMYTNQELIEHYNAINSNFSVKDLLLPIPYNERVLNPDGLYQNPGYNVD; translated from the coding sequence ATGAAAATCAAACAGATATTTGCCCTGTTGGCCGCTTCGGCCGCATTGGCCTCGTGCAGCTTCCTCGACGAATACGACCCCAATGCCACCACGGCCGGCAACTTCTATACTTCGGAAGCCGATATTCAGACCTCGCTCAACGGTGTCTACCAGTCGCTTACGCAGAGCTATTACTATCCGTACAACTACTACTTCACCGACGTGCGCGCACACGTCACCGTGGTGACCGACAGCGGTGCGAGCAGCGGTATTCCCTACCAGTTCTACAACTACACCCTCACCGAGGAGAACCAGTATGTCTACAACCGCTACACGCAGCTCTTCAAGAGCATCTCGCGCGCCAATACACTGCTGGCCCACCTCGACGACGTGAGCTACTCGACGCCCGAGGCCCGAAATACGTACGAGGCCGAGGCCCGCTTCATCCGGGCGCTGACCTACTTCCATCTGGTCACCGAGTGGGGTGATGTGCCCCTGGTGCTCAAGCGTCTGGAGACCAAGGACGAGGTCGAGGCCAACAACTACCGCCGTCCCAAACGCGAGGTCTACCAGGCCATCTTCGACGATCTGGACTATGTGTTGCAGAGTCCGCTGACCGATTTCCAGCCGGCCGCCGAATGCGGTCGTGCCAGCAAGGCCGCCGCAATGGCCCTCTATGGCAAGGTGGCGCTGCAGTGCGCCTGCGACGAGGATCTGGCTTCCGAGAAGTCGCAGTTCCTCACCACGGCCATCGACAAGCTGGGGCAGGTCTGGGGCATGCGCCCCTTCAGCGAGCTGGCCGACATCCCCTACAACCAGCTCTGGGATCTCTCGACGCAGAAATCCTGCCCCGAAAGCCTCTTCCAGGTCAACTTCGTGCAGGGCAACGCCGATCTGGGCTCGATCTGGAACTATCAGTTCGGACCCAGCACCACGGGCATCACCTCCTACAAGATCGGTCAGATGCACAACATGACCACGCCGGAGGTCTACGCTTCGTTCGACGAGAAGGACGTGCGTCGCAACTACCTGCGGTCGACGACCGTAGCCGGCGTGACCTATTACCACACGATGAAGTATGCCGATCTGGAGTGCGGCGCCAACGGTTACGGCGGCAACAACTGGATCGTGCTGCGTTATGCCGACGTGGCGCTGATGCTGGCCGAGGCCTATTACTGGCAGGATCAGGCCGAGCAGGCCAAGACCTATCTGAACATGGTGCGCAAGCGCGCCGGTCTGGGCGACTGGTCGGGCAGCGACCTGCGGCAGGGAATCTACGACGAACGCCTCTTCGAGTTCATGCAGGAGGGCCTGCGCTGGCAGGACGTGCGCCGCATGTACACGAACCAGGAGCTCATCGAGCACTACAACGCCATCAATTCCAACTTCTCAGTCAAGGATCTGCTGCTGCCGATTCCCTACAACGAGCGGGTGCTTAATCCCGACGGGCTCTATCAGAATCCGGGTTACAACGTCGACTAA
- a CDS encoding glycerophosphodiester phosphodiesterase family protein, producing MKLLKLRLWLVAGMAGLILPACGSGDEDAAAPEKTSELEICWTPEAPAVEQTVSFSLGGDVANVRSVLWIFGDGKTASGGVSTPVEHAYAKAGEYVVKAAVTHLSGPMTELSKSLTVNNTEAGMVVSNDFPARMEEVSFSLNHLAGVERVDWDFGDDSDPQSTASASEILTHAFQRDGNFTVRASITYGDGRSESLQHEVEVKGLSLSWACRNFDRSKMWIMAHRGNTQNGYNLPPNSMAAFRACVESGCVDFIETDVQITRDGEVICLHDNYLNRFTDYNSYYSGKGMVADYTLEELGQFRLKTSDGKVSGEKIPTLEEVLLEFRGKVWFNLDKCMENDVNIEKVYDVVRRCGCLDRVQFYISDNTDRADWLSQQEVPGILAPHANKESALTLMTAYENTWMVQTSTGYVTPSWIAAINARALSVTNLLDADGENFHNGNTTLMESFVTAGVRMIQCDYPAQMDEYLRGRGKR from the coding sequence ATGAAATTGCTGAAACTGAGACTGTGGCTGGTGGCCGGGATGGCGGGTTTGATTCTCCCGGCGTGTGGAAGCGGGGATGAGGATGCCGCTGCGCCCGAAAAGACCTCGGAGCTGGAGATCTGCTGGACGCCCGAAGCGCCGGCTGTCGAACAGACGGTGAGTTTCTCGCTCGGGGGCGACGTGGCGAATGTCCGCAGCGTGCTGTGGATATTCGGCGACGGGAAAACCGCCTCGGGCGGAGTCTCCACACCGGTCGAACACGCCTATGCCAAGGCCGGAGAATATGTCGTGAAGGCGGCCGTGACCCATCTCTCGGGTCCGATGACCGAACTCTCGAAGTCGCTGACGGTGAATAACACCGAAGCTGGAATGGTCGTCAGCAACGACTTCCCGGCCCGCATGGAGGAGGTGAGCTTCTCGCTCAACCACCTGGCCGGTGTCGAGCGTGTCGACTGGGACTTCGGCGACGACAGCGATCCGCAGTCGACCGCCTCGGCCTCGGAGATCCTCACGCACGCCTTCCAACGCGACGGGAACTTCACCGTCCGGGCCTCGATCACCTACGGCGACGGCCGCAGCGAGTCGCTGCAGCACGAGGTCGAGGTCAAGGGGCTGTCGCTGAGCTGGGCGTGCCGCAACTTCGACCGCTCGAAGATGTGGATCATGGCCCACCGCGGCAACACGCAGAACGGCTACAACCTGCCGCCCAACTCGATGGCCGCCTTCCGGGCCTGTGTCGAGTCGGGGTGTGTGGACTTCATCGAAACCGACGTCCAGATCACCCGCGACGGCGAGGTCATCTGTCTGCACGACAACTACCTGAACCGCTTCACCGACTACAACAGCTACTATTCGGGCAAGGGCATGGTGGCCGACTATACGCTCGAGGAGCTCGGGCAGTTCCGTCTGAAAACCTCCGACGGAAAGGTCTCCGGGGAGAAGATCCCCACGCTGGAGGAGGTTCTGCTGGAGTTCCGCGGCAAGGTGTGGTTCAACCTCGACAAGTGCATGGAGAACGACGTGAACATCGAGAAGGTCTACGACGTGGTGCGCCGCTGCGGATGCCTCGACCGCGTGCAGTTCTACATCTCGGACAATACCGACCGCGCCGACTGGCTCTCGCAGCAGGAGGTGCCCGGAATCCTCGCCCCGCACGCCAACAAGGAGTCGGCGCTGACGCTGATGACCGCCTACGAAAACACCTGGATGGTGCAGACCTCGACCGGGTATGTCACCCCGTCGTGGATTGCGGCGATCAACGCCCGGGCGCTGTCGGTGACGAACCTGCTCGACGCCGACGGCGAAAACTTCCACAACGGCAATACGACGCTCATGGAGAGCTTCGTGACGGCCGGTGTGCGGATGATCCAGTGCGACTATCCTGCCCAAATGGACGAATACCTGCGCGGCAGGGGCAAACGCTAA